The following are encoded in a window of Oncorhynchus masou masou isolate Uvic2021 chromosome 17, UVic_Omas_1.1, whole genome shotgun sequence genomic DNA:
- the ro60 gene encoding 60 kDa SS-A/Ro ribonucleoprotein isoform X1, which yields MEPSGQDANDHGQNSVGDGEHPWEVTDMTRLRRFICYGSEMAIYDTKEHRLGMESAPALLSLLQEGRGCEVVEEVKRLALEGRPVRANPSLFALAVCSQHLDLNTRQGAFRALSDVCRAPEHLFTFIQYKKEVKERMRCGIWGRALRKAVSDWYNKQDAMGLALAVTKYKTREGWSHQDLLRLSHAKPANEAIALISKYVMKGWKEVQGAYADKEISEEVIKVLSYLEAVEKVKHSADEMEVSHLIEEHGLEREHLLTDHLKSKVVWKALLKEMPMESMLRTLGKMTADQVLEPGSSDVAEVCERIQSEAALKKAKLHPFSVVTASENYKRGQGNRGKVKWEPNVDIIKALDSAFYKCFTNVEPAGKRFVVAVDISTSLSSIIKGTSVSTAVAAAAMTMVFARTEAETQVMAYSEGAIVPCTITEGMSLRQVATELVKIPSGYTDCALPILWASEKRIPVDMFIIFTNSACWHGEANPAECLRMYRHKMGIFSKLMVCGLTSNGLSIADPAEDRGMLDLCGFDLGAIEVIRNLALDLI from the exons ATGGAGCCATCGGGACAGGATGCCAACGACCACGGCCAAAACTCAGTTGGCGACGGTGAGCACCCATGGGAGGTAACAGACATGACCAGGCTCCGCCGCTTCATCTGCTACGGCTCGGAAATGGCCATCTATGACACCAAGGAGCACCGGCTGGGCATGGAGAGTGCCCCGGCTCTGCTCTCCCTGCTACAGGAGGGCAGGGGTTgcgaggtggtggaggaggtcaAAAGGCTGGCTCTGGAGGGCAGGCCAGTCAGGGCCAACCCTTCCCTGTTCGCCTTAGCTGTGTGCTCACAACATTTGGACCTGAATACTAGACAGGGGGCGTTCCGAGCCCTGAGTGACGTGTGCCGGGCCCCCGAGCACCTCTTCACCTTCATCCAATACAAGAAGGAGGTGAAAGAGAGGATGCGGTGCGGGATATGGGGACGGGCCCTGAGGAAAGCGGTGTCGGATTGGTACAACAAACAGGACGCCATGGGTCTGGCTCTGGCGGTGACCAAGTATAAAACGAGAGAGGGCTGGTCTCATCAGGATCTACTCAGACTCTCCCACGCCAAGCCTGCTAACGAAG CGATCGCGTTGATCAGTAAATACGTTATGAAAGGATGGAAGGAGGTCCAGGGGGCGTACGCCGACAAGGAGATCTCGGAGGAGGTGATCAAAGTCCTCTCATACCTGGAAGCGGTTGAGAAGGTCAAACACAGTGCAGACGAGATGGAGGTCAGCCATCTAATAGAGGAGCATGGTCTGGAGCGGGAACACCTTCTGACAGACCACCTGAAGTCCAAAGTG GTATGGAAGGCATTGTTAAAGGAGATGCCCATGGAGTCAATGCTAAGGACCCTGGGTAAGATGACCGCAGACCAAGTCCTGGAACCAGGAAGCTCAGACGTGGCAGAGGTGTGCGAGAGGATCCAGAGTGAGGCGGCTTTAAAGAAG GCAAAACTCCACCCTTTCAGCGTCGTGACAGCCTCGGAAAACTACAAAAGGGGCCAAGGCAACCGGGGGAAAGTGAAATGGGAACCAAACGTTGACATCATAAAAGCGCTGGACTCTGCTTTCTACAAATGTTTCACA AACGTGGAGCCTGCGGGGAAGCGCTTTGTGGTGGCGGTGGACATTAGCACATCACTGAGCAGCATCATTAAGGGGACCTCCGTCAGCACAGCTGTAGCGGCTGCAGCCATGACCATG GTTTTTGCGCGGACGGAGGCAGAGACACAGGTTATGGCCTACTCTGAAGGAGCTATAGTTCCTTGCACCATCACTGAGGGCATGTCTCTTCGACAAGTAGCAACCGAGCTGGTCAAG ATCCCCAGTGGTTATACAGACTGTGCTCTCCCCATCCTGTGGGCCTCGGAGAAGAGGATCCCTGTGGACATGTTCATCATATTCACCAACAGTGCCTGCTGGCACGGCGAGGCCAATCCAGCAGAGTGTCTGAGGATGTACAGACAT